A single window of Lynx canadensis isolate LIC74 chromosome C2, mLynCan4.pri.v2, whole genome shotgun sequence DNA harbors:
- the CAMK2N2 gene encoding calcium/calmodulin-dependent protein kinase II inhibitor 2, protein MSEILPYSEDKMGRFAADPEGSDLSFSCRLQDTNSFFAGNQAKRPPKLGQIGRAKRVVIEDDRIDDVLKGMGEKPPSGV, encoded by the exons aTGTCCGAGATCCTGCCCTACAGTGAGGACAAGATGGGCCGCTTCGCCGCCGACCCCGAGGGCTCCGACCTCTCGTTCAGCTGCCGCCTGCAGGACACCAACTCCTTCTTCGCGGGCAATCAAGCCAAGCGACCCCCCAAGCTGGGCCAAATCGGCCGAGCCAAGAGAG TGGTGATCGAGGATGACCGGATAGACGACGTGCTgaaggggatgggggagaagCCGCCGTCCGGAGTGTAG
- the LOC115523890 gene encoding endothelin-converting enzyme 2 isoform X3 yields MNVALQELGGGGNMVEYKRTTLREEDAPETPVEGGASPDAVEVGKGVLPFSPGPSPDRTSGRPRSSGLPWRVTCPHLPSISGLCARTVVGFQKRTRDLLGSHTQLELVLAAVSLLLGALLLGCLVALGVQYHRDPSHSTCLTEACIRVAGKILESLDRSVSPCEDFYQFSCGGWIQRNPLPDGRSRWNTFNSLWDQNQAILKHLLENTTFNSSSEAERKTQRFYLSCLQVERIEELGAQPLRDLIDKIGGWNITGSWEQDNFMEVLKAVAGTYRATPFFTVYVSADSKSSNSNVIQVDQSGLFLPSRDYYLNRTANEKVLTAYLDYMEELGMLLGGRPASTREQMRQVLELEIQLANITVPQDQRRDEEKIYHKMSIAELQALAPSMDWLEFLSFLLSPLELGDSEPVVVYGKDYLQQVSELINHTEPSVLNNYLIWNLVQKTTSSLDHRFESAQEKLLETLYGTKKSCTPRWQTCISNTDDALGFALGSLFVKATFDRQSKEIAEGMISEIRSAFEEALGQLVWMDDKTRRAAKEKADAIYDMIGFPDFILEPKELDDVYDGYEVSEDSFFQNMLNLYNFSAKVMADQLRKPPSRDQWSMTPQTVNAYYLPTKNEIVFPAGILQAPFYTRNHPKALNFGGIGVVMGHELTHAFDDQGREYDKEGNLRPWWQNESLAAFRNHTACMEEQYSQYQVNGERLNGRQTLGENIADNGGLKAAYNAYKAWLRKHGEEQQLPAVGLTNHQLFFVGFAQVWCSVRTPESSHEGLVTDPHSPARFRVLGTLSNSRDFLWHFGCPVGSPMNPGQLCEVW; encoded by the exons ATGAACGTTGCGCTGCAGGAGCTGGGCGGTGGCGGCAAC ATGGTGGAGTACAAACGGACCACGCTGCGGGAGGAAGACGCACCTGAGACCCCCGTAGAGGGCGGGGCCTCCCCGGACGCTGTGGAGGTGGGCAAGGGGGTTCTCCCTTTCTCACCAGGCCCCAGCCCTGACAGGACGTCTGGCAGACCCAGGAGCTCTGGGCTGCCCTGGAGGGtcacctgcccccacctcccctccatctctGGCCTCTGCGCTAGGACTGTG GTGGGATTCCAGAAGAGGACAAGAGACCTCTTGGGCTCTCACACCCAACTGGAGCTGGTCTTAGCAGCTGTCTCTCTACTGCTGGGTGCACTGCTTCTGGGCTGCCTCGTGGCCCTGGGGGTCCAGTACCACAGAG ACCCATCCCACAGCACCTGCCTCACAGAGGCTTGCATTCGAGTGGCTGGAAAAATCCTGGAGTCTCTGGACCGTAGTGTGAGTCCCTGTGAGGACTTTTACCAGTTTTCCTGTGGAGGCTGGATTCAGAGAAATCCCCTGCCCGATGGGCGTTCTCGCTGGAACACCTTCAACAGCCTCTGGGACCAGAACCAGGCCATACTGAAACACCTGCTTG AAAACACCACCTTCAACTCAAGCAGCGAAGCGGAGCGGAAGACACAGCGCTTCTACCTATCCTGTCTGCAGGTGGAGCGCATTGAGGAGCTGGGAGCCCAGCCGCTGCGAGACCTCATTGACAAG ATTGGTGGTTGGAACATCACGGGGTCCTGGGAGCAGGATAACTTCATGGAAGTGCTGAAGGCAGTAGCAGGGACCTACAGAGCCACCCCCTTCTTCACTGTCTATGTCAGTGCCGACTCCAAGAGTTCTAACAGCAATGTTATCCAG GTGGACCAGTCTGGGCTCTTTCTCCCCTCTCGAGATTACTACCTAAACAGGACCGCCAATGAGAAA GTGCTTACTGCCTACCTGGACTACATGGAGGAGCTGGGGATGCTGCTGGGTGGACGGCCAGCCTCTACACGGGAGCAGATGCGACAGGTGCTGGAGCTGGAGATTCAACTGGCCAACATCACAGTACCCCAGGACCAGCGGCGGGATGAGGAGAAGATCTATCATAAGATGAGCATTGCGGAGCTGCAG GCCCTGGCACCCTCCATGGACTGGCTGGAGTTTCTATCTTTCTTGCTGTCACCGCTGGAGCTGGGTGACTCTGAGCCCGTGGTGGTGTATGGGAAGGATTATTTGCAGCAGGTGTCAGAGCTCATCAACCACACAGAGCCAAG TGTCCTGAACAATTACCTGATTTGGAACCTGGTGCAGAAGACAACCTCGAGCCTGGACCACCGCTTTGAGTCTGCACAAGAGAAGCTGCTGGAGACCCTCTATGGCACCAAGAAG TCCTGCACGCCAAGGTGGCAGACCTGTATCTCCAACACGGATGACGCACTTGGCTTCGCTTTGGGCTCCCTCTTTGTGAAGGCCACATTTGACCGGCAAAGCAAGGAAATT GCTGAGGGGATGATCAGCGAGATCCGGAGTGCCTTCGAGGAGGCCCTGGGGCAGCTGGTTTGGATGGATGACAAAACCCGCCGGGCAGCCAAGGAGAAA GCAGATGCCATCTATGATATGATTGGTTTCCCGGACTTCATCCTGGAGCCCAAAGAGCTGGATGATGTTTATGATGGG TATGAAGTCTCTGAAGATTCCTTTTTCCAGAACATGTTGAATTTGTACAATTTCTCTGCTAAGGTGATGGCTGACCAGCTCCGCAAGCCTCCCAGCCGGGACCA GTGGAGCATGACGCCCCAGACGGTGAATGCCTACTACCTTCCAACCAAGAATGAGATCGTCTTCCCCGCTGGCATCCTGCAGGCCCCCTTCTACACCCGGAACCACCCCAA GGCCCTGAACTTTGGTGGCATCGGCGTGGTGATGGGCCATGAGTTGACACATGCCTTTGATGACCAAG GGCGCGAATATGACAAGGAAGGGAACCTGCGGCCCTGGTGGCAGAATGAGTCACTGGCAGCCTTCCGGAATCACACGGCCTGCATGGAGGAGCAGTACAGCCAGTACCAGGTCAATGGGGAGAGGCTCAACGGCCGCCAGACGCTGGGGGAGAACATCGCTGACAACGGGGGACTTAAGGCTGCCTATAAC GCTTACAAAGCGTGGCTGAGAAAGCACGGGGAGGAGCAGCAGTTGCCGGCTGTGGGGCTCACCAATCACCAGCTCTTCTTTGTGGGATTTGCCCAG GTGTGGTGCTCAGTCCGCACACCCGAGAGCTCTCACGAGGGGCTGGTGACCGACCCCCACAGCCCTGCCCGCTTCCGTGTGCTGGGTACTCTCTCCAACTCCCGTGACTTCCTGTGGCACTTCGGCTGCCCTGTCGGCTCTCCCATGAACCCAGGGCAGCTGTGTGAGGTGTGGTAG
- the LOC115523890 gene encoding EEF1AKMT4-ECE2 readthrough transcript protein isoform X2 yields the protein MASPGAPAPPPEIPEQNCWYREVQYWDQRYRNAADSAPYEWFGDFSSFRALLEPELRPEDRILVLGCGNSALSYELFLGGFPDVTSVDYSSVVVAAMRARYAHVPNLRWETMDVRALDFPSGSFDVVLEKGTLDALLAGERDPWTVSSEGVHTVDQVLSEVGFQKRTRDLLGSHTQLELVLAAVSLLLGALLLGCLVALGVQYHRDPSHSTCLTEACIRVAGKILESLDRSVSPCEDFYQFSCGGWIQRNPLPDGRSRWNTFNSLWDQNQAILKHLLENTTFNSSSEAERKTQRFYLSCLQVERIEELGAQPLRDLIDKIGGWNITGSWEQDNFMEVLKAVAGTYRATPFFTVYVSADSKSSNSNVIQVDQSGLFLPSRDYYLNRTANEKVLTAYLDYMEELGMLLGGRPASTREQMRQVLELEIQLANITVPQDQRRDEEKIYHKMSIAELQALAPSMDWLEFLSFLLSPLELGDSEPVVVYGKDYLQQVSELINHTEPSVLNNYLIWNLVQKTTSSLDHRFESAQEKLLETLYGTKKSCTPRWQTCISNTDDALGFALGSLFVKATFDRQSKEIAEGMISEIRSAFEEALGQLVWMDDKTRRAAKEKADAIYDMIGFPDFILEPKELDDVYDGYEVSEDSFFQNMLNLYNFSAKVMADQLRKPPSRDQWSMTPQTVNAYYLPTKNEIVFPAGILQAPFYTRNHPKALNFGGIGVVMGHELTHAFDDQGREYDKEGNLRPWWQNESLAAFRNHTACMEEQYSQYQVNGERLNGRQTLGENIADNGGLKAAYNAYKAWLRKHGEEQQLPAVGLTNHQLFFVGFAQVWCSVRTPESSHEGLVTDPHSPARFRVLGTLSNSRDFLWHFGCPVGSPMNPGQLCEVW from the exons GCTGTGGGAACAGTGCCCTGAGCTATGAGCTGTTTCTTGGAGGCTTCCCTGATGTGACCAGTGTGGACTACTCATCAGTGGTGGTGGCTGCTATGCGGGCTCGCTATGCCCATGTGCCCAACCTGCGCTGGGAGACCATGGATGTGCGGGCCTTGGACTTCCCCAGTGGCTCCTTCGATGTGGTGCTTGAGAAGGGCACACTGGATGCCCTGTTAGCTGGAGAACGAGATCCCTGGACTGTGTCTTCTGAAGGTGTCCACACTGTGGACCAGGTGCTGAGTGAG GTGGGATTCCAGAAGAGGACAAGAGACCTCTTGGGCTCTCACACCCAACTGGAGCTGGTCTTAGCAGCTGTCTCTCTACTGCTGGGTGCACTGCTTCTGGGCTGCCTCGTGGCCCTGGGGGTCCAGTACCACAGAG ACCCATCCCACAGCACCTGCCTCACAGAGGCTTGCATTCGAGTGGCTGGAAAAATCCTGGAGTCTCTGGACCGTAGTGTGAGTCCCTGTGAGGACTTTTACCAGTTTTCCTGTGGAGGCTGGATTCAGAGAAATCCCCTGCCCGATGGGCGTTCTCGCTGGAACACCTTCAACAGCCTCTGGGACCAGAACCAGGCCATACTGAAACACCTGCTTG AAAACACCACCTTCAACTCAAGCAGCGAAGCGGAGCGGAAGACACAGCGCTTCTACCTATCCTGTCTGCAGGTGGAGCGCATTGAGGAGCTGGGAGCCCAGCCGCTGCGAGACCTCATTGACAAG ATTGGTGGTTGGAACATCACGGGGTCCTGGGAGCAGGATAACTTCATGGAAGTGCTGAAGGCAGTAGCAGGGACCTACAGAGCCACCCCCTTCTTCACTGTCTATGTCAGTGCCGACTCCAAGAGTTCTAACAGCAATGTTATCCAG GTGGACCAGTCTGGGCTCTTTCTCCCCTCTCGAGATTACTACCTAAACAGGACCGCCAATGAGAAA GTGCTTACTGCCTACCTGGACTACATGGAGGAGCTGGGGATGCTGCTGGGTGGACGGCCAGCCTCTACACGGGAGCAGATGCGACAGGTGCTGGAGCTGGAGATTCAACTGGCCAACATCACAGTACCCCAGGACCAGCGGCGGGATGAGGAGAAGATCTATCATAAGATGAGCATTGCGGAGCTGCAG GCCCTGGCACCCTCCATGGACTGGCTGGAGTTTCTATCTTTCTTGCTGTCACCGCTGGAGCTGGGTGACTCTGAGCCCGTGGTGGTGTATGGGAAGGATTATTTGCAGCAGGTGTCAGAGCTCATCAACCACACAGAGCCAAG TGTCCTGAACAATTACCTGATTTGGAACCTGGTGCAGAAGACAACCTCGAGCCTGGACCACCGCTTTGAGTCTGCACAAGAGAAGCTGCTGGAGACCCTCTATGGCACCAAGAAG TCCTGCACGCCAAGGTGGCAGACCTGTATCTCCAACACGGATGACGCACTTGGCTTCGCTTTGGGCTCCCTCTTTGTGAAGGCCACATTTGACCGGCAAAGCAAGGAAATT GCTGAGGGGATGATCAGCGAGATCCGGAGTGCCTTCGAGGAGGCCCTGGGGCAGCTGGTTTGGATGGATGACAAAACCCGCCGGGCAGCCAAGGAGAAA GCAGATGCCATCTATGATATGATTGGTTTCCCGGACTTCATCCTGGAGCCCAAAGAGCTGGATGATGTTTATGATGGG TATGAAGTCTCTGAAGATTCCTTTTTCCAGAACATGTTGAATTTGTACAATTTCTCTGCTAAGGTGATGGCTGACCAGCTCCGCAAGCCTCCCAGCCGGGACCA GTGGAGCATGACGCCCCAGACGGTGAATGCCTACTACCTTCCAACCAAGAATGAGATCGTCTTCCCCGCTGGCATCCTGCAGGCCCCCTTCTACACCCGGAACCACCCCAA GGCCCTGAACTTTGGTGGCATCGGCGTGGTGATGGGCCATGAGTTGACACATGCCTTTGATGACCAAG GGCGCGAATATGACAAGGAAGGGAACCTGCGGCCCTGGTGGCAGAATGAGTCACTGGCAGCCTTCCGGAATCACACGGCCTGCATGGAGGAGCAGTACAGCCAGTACCAGGTCAATGGGGAGAGGCTCAACGGCCGCCAGACGCTGGGGGAGAACATCGCTGACAACGGGGGACTTAAGGCTGCCTATAAC GCTTACAAAGCGTGGCTGAGAAAGCACGGGGAGGAGCAGCAGTTGCCGGCTGTGGGGCTCACCAATCACCAGCTCTTCTTTGTGGGATTTGCCCAG GTGTGGTGCTCAGTCCGCACACCCGAGAGCTCTCACGAGGGGCTGGTGACCGACCCCCACAGCCCTGCCCGCTTCCGTGTGCTGGGTACTCTCTCCAACTCCCGTGACTTCCTGTGGCACTTCGGCTGCCCTGTCGGCTCTCCCATGAACCCAGGGCAGCTGTGTGAGGTGTGGTAG